In Spirochaetota bacterium, the genomic stretch AATAAACTACATCAAACACCACACCACGTTCACTGCACATCTTTATGCAGCGAGCAGCATCACTGTTGTAGTGCAATGATCTTCCCGACAATTCCCACCGTTGAATAATCTCTTTCACAAACTGGTAGCGGGTTCTATCGCTATCATTAAACACCACCAGATGAGAACCTCGGCTCAATGCTTCAATCCCCATCTGACCTGTTCCTGAGAATAAATCCAAAAATTTTTTACCTGTTAAATCTTCACCCAGAATTGAGAATACTGCCTTCTTTAAACGCTGGCTGGTAGCTTCTGCACCTTTAAGCTTTTTTTCAAACGGAATTATCCGCCCTTTGAAGCTACCTCCAATAACACGCATTGTATGCTGCGATGCCATAAATTAATTCTTATCCTCTTTGATTGCATCATTGAGTTCTTTGACAAACTGATGCACATCAAGACCATAATTAATAGCAACCATGCGTATAGTATCCTCATCAGCCCCTTTGCACCCAATACAATTGAGGTTATATTTTTTGAATACTTTGGCCACCTGCACATGATGTGTAATCACGTCTTTTAGCTTCATATCTTCAGTAATTTTCATACCTGTTGCACCCCTTCAATATAGTATTATATTGCCGTCCTTGCGGGCTTGACCCATAATCTTTTTTGCCCACTGTCATTCTGAACTTAATTTATGAATCTATGTGCACCTTTATATCCTAATTA encodes the following:
- a CDS encoding DUF1858 domain-containing protein: MKITEDMKLKDVITHHVQVAKVFKKYNLNCIGCKGADEDTIRMVAINYGLDVHQFVKELNDAIKEDKN
- the rsmD gene encoding 16S rRNA (guanine(966)-N(2))-methyltransferase RsmD — its product is MASQHTMRVIGGSFKGRIIPFEKKLKGAEATSQRLKKAVFSILGEDLTGKKFLDLFSGTGQMGIEALSRGSHLVVFNDSDRTRYQFVKEIIQRWELSGRSLHYNSDAARCIKMCSERGVVFDVVYCDPPFEKIVDIPEVYKAILKAISESTIVHEDSVVLVQHYHTNIMPQNIGRLIKKDTRKYGTNSLSIYKVSVT